The following proteins are co-located in the Hydrogenophaga sp. RAC07 genome:
- a CDS encoding MlaD family protein produces MKRQLSPTLIGTFVVVGLALIATAIIALAGNSLFTRKEKAVMFFSGSVYGLQVGAPVVFRGVRVGSVESIAVFYDRKTDDFSIPVVVGLEGDAVSGLDGRRTKGVGLALPALVQRGLSAQLSMQSLLTGQLYVDLDLRPERPGDLRGTYKGVTEIPTTATAIQALKNQLEGMDFRKIAEDLAAIAASARAMVSGPELKQALTDLAAITATVNRVATKLDKRIDPLANELQRSLVSTRSAMDGLGQAAGSVNKTSDQVGELLAPNAPLVQNLQRAADEVGRSAASLREATADDSSLRLGADRALDDLSRAARALRDLAETLEQQPDSVLRGRKVAP; encoded by the coding sequence ATGAAGCGCCAGCTCAGCCCCACCCTCATCGGCACCTTCGTGGTGGTCGGTCTGGCCTTGATCGCCACCGCCATCATCGCGCTGGCGGGCAACAGCCTGTTCACACGCAAGGAGAAAGCCGTCATGTTTTTCAGTGGCTCGGTGTATGGATTGCAGGTGGGCGCCCCGGTGGTGTTCCGCGGCGTGCGGGTGGGCAGCGTGGAGTCGATCGCGGTGTTCTACGACCGCAAGACGGACGACTTCTCCATTCCCGTGGTGGTCGGGCTCGAAGGCGATGCGGTGAGCGGGCTCGACGGTCGCCGCACCAAGGGCGTGGGCCTGGCGCTGCCGGCCTTGGTCCAGCGCGGCCTGAGCGCTCAGCTGTCCATGCAAAGCCTGCTGACCGGCCAGCTGTACGTGGACCTGGACCTGCGCCCCGAACGCCCGGGCGATCTGCGCGGCACCTACAAGGGCGTGACCGAGATCCCGACCACCGCCACCGCCATCCAGGCGCTGAAGAACCAGCTCGAAGGCATGGATTTCCGCAAGATCGCCGAAGACCTGGCCGCCATCGCCGCCTCAGCGCGCGCCATGGTCTCCGGCCCCGAGCTCAAGCAGGCGCTGACCGACCTGGCCGCGATCACGGCCACCGTGAACCGCGTGGCCACCAAGCTGGACAAACGCATCGACCCGCTGGCCAACGAGCTGCAGCGTTCACTCGTGTCCACCCGCTCCGCCATGGACGGCCTGGGTCAGGCCGCGGGCTCGGTCAACAAAACGTCCGACCAGGTGGGCGAGCTGCTCGCACCCAACGCGCCGCTGGTGCAGAACCTGCAGCGCGCCGCCGACGAGGTGGGCCGCAGCGCCGCCTCGCTGCGCGAAGCCACCGCCGACGACTCCAGCCTGCGCCTGGGCGCCGACCGCGCACTCGACGACCTCTCGCGCGCGGCCCGTGCCCTGCGCGACCTGGCCGAAACGCTGGAGCAGCAACCCGACTCGGTGCTGCGCGGCCGCAAGGTGGCGCCATGA
- a CDS encoding PqiC family protein, with product MKRRHILTCAGAVPLLLAGCASTQVPTRWYELKSEPPEAVPSPRPGDGSVWELSGRLPLPGTLERDTLVVSSGAAGVLPLLGHRWVVPLRDSIPQRLAGDLALLRGEGLVWLSPAPAGVVVARRLRVAIDTLVADEARQTLRLRARWWFTDTAAAATQPPSSGQADIDIALSGPSTDELAAAHRLALWRLARRISGAS from the coding sequence ATGAAGCGCCGCCACATCCTCACGTGCGCAGGTGCGGTGCCTCTGCTGCTGGCGGGCTGTGCGTCCACACAGGTGCCCACGCGCTGGTACGAACTCAAGAGCGAGCCGCCGGAGGCGGTGCCCTCGCCCCGGCCCGGCGACGGTTCGGTGTGGGAACTCTCGGGCCGTCTGCCCCTGCCCGGCACGCTGGAGCGCGACACCCTGGTGGTGTCCAGCGGCGCGGCCGGGGTGCTGCCGCTCTTGGGCCACCGCTGGGTGGTGCCGCTGCGCGACAGCATTCCCCAACGGCTGGCGGGCGACCTGGCGCTGCTGCGCGGCGAAGGCCTGGTGTGGCTGTCTCCCGCGCCGGCGGGTGTGGTGGTGGCGCGCCGGCTGCGCGTGGCCATCGACACGCTGGTGGCCGACGAAGCGCGCCAGACGCTGCGCCTGCGCGCGCGCTGGTGGTTCACCGACACCGCCGCAGCGGCCACCCAGCCGCCCAGCTCCGGCCAGGCCGATATCGACATCGCCCTGTCCGGTCCTTCGACCGACGAGCTGGCCGCTGCCCACCGTCTGGCCCTGTGGCGCCTGGCCCGGCGCATCAGCGGCGCATCATGA
- a CDS encoding 3'-5' exonuclease, translating into MPSPIAVIDFETTGISPSLGDRATEVAIVITEHGRVVDRFQSLMNAGVRIPSFITQLTGITNEMVARAPKAEAVMADAARFVGAVPLVAHNASFDRRFWMAELALAGLDAPHAFACTVLLARRLYPQAPSHKLGVLVDFFHLPRTGQAHRALADAEMAAELLGRIQHDLRTQHGVARPDHGVLMDLQRCTRQQLPRFFSARRAALTEALSSSAS; encoded by the coding sequence ATGCCTTCTCCCATCGCCGTCATCGACTTCGAAACCACCGGCATCTCGCCCTCGCTCGGGGACCGAGCCACCGAGGTGGCCATCGTCATCACCGAACACGGCCGTGTGGTGGACCGGTTTCAAAGCCTCATGAATGCGGGCGTGCGCATCCCTTCGTTCATCACCCAGCTCACCGGCATCACCAACGAGATGGTGGCCCGTGCACCGAAGGCCGAGGCGGTCATGGCGGATGCTGCGCGTTTCGTGGGTGCGGTGCCCCTGGTGGCGCACAACGCGTCGTTCGACCGCCGCTTCTGGATGGCCGAACTCGCACTCGCCGGGCTGGACGCGCCACACGCGTTTGCCTGCACGGTGTTGCTCGCGCGCCGGCTCTACCCGCAGGCGCCCAGCCACAAACTGGGTGTGCTGGTGGATTTTTTCCATCTGCCACGCACCGGCCAGGCCCACAGGGCCCTGGCCGACGCCGAGATGGCCGCCGAACTGCTCGGGCGCATCCAGCACGACCTGCGCACGCAGCACGGCGTGGCCCGGCCGGACCATGGTGTGTTGATGGATCTGCAGCGCTGCACCCGCCAGCAGCTGCCGCGCTTCTTCAGTGCCCGGCGCGCCGCACTGACCGAGGCACTCAGTTCAAGCGCATCTTGA
- the minD gene encoding septum site-determining protein MinD produces MTKIVVVTSGKGGVGKTTTSASFASGLALRGHKTAVIDFDVGLRNLDLIMGCERRVVYDLINVIQGEANLNQALIKDKQCDNLFVLAASQTRDKDALSQEGVHKVLTDLSAMGFEYIVCDSPAGIETGALMAMHYADEALIVTNPEVSSVRDSDRILGMLGSKTQRAIEGKEPIKEHLLITRYNPTRVADGQMLSLEDIQDILRIKLIGVIPESENVLTASNQGTPAIHLKGTDVAEAYSDVIDRFLGADKPLRFIEAEKAGFFKRLFGGK; encoded by the coding sequence ATGACCAAAATCGTTGTCGTCACCTCCGGCAAGGGCGGTGTGGGCAAAACCACCACCAGCGCCAGCTTTGCCTCCGGCCTCGCCCTGCGTGGCCACAAGACCGCCGTGATCGACTTCGACGTCGGCCTGCGTAACCTCGACCTGATCATGGGCTGCGAACGCCGCGTGGTGTACGACCTGATCAACGTGATCCAGGGCGAAGCCAACCTGAACCAGGCGTTGATCAAGGACAAGCAGTGCGACAACCTCTTCGTTCTGGCCGCCAGCCAGACGCGCGACAAGGATGCGCTGAGCCAGGAGGGCGTGCACAAGGTGCTGACCGACCTGTCCGCCATGGGCTTCGAGTACATCGTGTGCGATTCGCCCGCCGGCATCGAGACCGGTGCGTTGATGGCCATGCATTACGCCGACGAAGCACTCATCGTCACCAACCCCGAAGTCTCCAGCGTGCGCGATTCCGACCGCATCCTGGGCATGCTGGGCAGCAAGACCCAACGCGCGATTGAAGGCAAGGAACCCATCAAGGAACACCTGCTGATTACGCGCTACAACCCGACGCGCGTGGCCGACGGCCAGATGCTCAGCCTGGAAGACATTCAGGACATCCTGCGCATCAAGCTCATCGGCGTGATCCCCGAGAGCGAAAACGTGCTGACCGCGTCCAACCAGGGCACGCCGGCCATCCACCTCAAGGGCACTGACGTGGCCGAGGCCTACAGCGACGTGATCGACCGTTTCCTCGGGGCCGACAAGCCGCTGCGTTTCATCGAGGCCGAAAAGGCCGGTTTCTTCAAACGCCTGTTCGGGGGGAAATGA
- a CDS encoding phospholipase D-like domain-containing protein, translating to MHTTRSPHLSGPRRLCGLALSSLLLVAGCTSLPPRTADVPAEQAGTVNVSGASGQVSATAERKALQGMVNEGKKDLAIHHLKTLVSTGEADLYRGNRTRLLIDGPATFGAMKAAIAQARGRVLLQSYIVEDEGVAAEVAELLLARAAQGVKVAMIYDSVGSISTPETFFKRLVDGGVSVCAFNPINPIKRPGFWGLTHRDHRKLLVVDEDVAYTGGINISRVYGSSSLGRSGQPTGKGALDDGWRDTQIELRGPVVPVIGQVFEATWREQGCQGELGQAAPRKAAAEPGTRVVKVIASDPRDKENRIYSSLLAAVDAAQVSVRFTMAYFAPGTDFVDALRKAAERGVEVEMVLPGRSDSSLAFHAGRSYYDDLLSSGVRIYQMEHALMHAKTAVIDGVFSTVGSSNLDWLSFVANSELNVIVLGDDFGAEMNRLFERDRDASRQVTLEEWRRRGLNDRAMETLSRLMERML from the coding sequence ATGCACACGACACGCTCACCCCACCTGTCCGGCCCGCGTCGGCTGTGTGGCCTGGCCCTTTCCAGCCTGCTGCTGGTGGCGGGGTGTACCAGCCTGCCGCCCAGAACCGCCGACGTGCCCGCGGAACAGGCCGGCACGGTCAATGTGAGCGGCGCGTCCGGCCAGGTGTCGGCCACGGCCGAGCGCAAGGCGCTGCAAGGCATGGTCAACGAGGGCAAGAAGGACCTGGCGATTCACCACCTGAAGACGCTGGTCTCCACCGGCGAAGCCGATCTCTACCGCGGCAACCGCACGCGGCTGCTGATCGACGGACCGGCCACCTTCGGCGCCATGAAGGCGGCGATTGCACAGGCCCGCGGCCGCGTGCTGCTGCAGAGCTACATCGTGGAAGACGAGGGCGTGGCGGCCGAGGTGGCCGAGCTGCTGCTGGCGCGCGCGGCACAAGGCGTGAAAGTGGCCATGATCTACGACTCGGTGGGCTCGATCAGCACGCCCGAGACGTTCTTCAAGCGCCTGGTCGACGGTGGCGTGTCGGTCTGCGCTTTCAACCCGATCAACCCGATCAAACGCCCAGGCTTCTGGGGACTGACGCACCGCGACCACCGCAAGCTGCTGGTGGTCGACGAGGACGTGGCCTACACAGGGGGCATCAACATCAGCCGGGTCTATGGCTCCAGCTCGCTGGGCCGCAGTGGTCAGCCCACCGGCAAGGGCGCGCTCGACGACGGCTGGCGCGACACACAGATCGAACTGCGCGGCCCTGTGGTGCCGGTGATCGGCCAGGTGTTCGAGGCCACCTGGCGCGAGCAGGGCTGCCAGGGTGAGCTCGGCCAGGCAGCCCCTCGCAAGGCCGCCGCCGAGCCCGGCACGCGCGTGGTGAAGGTGATTGCGAGCGACCCGCGCGACAAGGAAAACCGCATCTACAGCTCGCTGCTGGCGGCGGTGGACGCCGCGCAGGTCAGCGTGCGTTTCACCATGGCGTATTTCGCGCCCGGCACCGACTTTGTGGACGCCCTGCGCAAGGCGGCCGAGCGGGGTGTCGAGGTGGAAATGGTGCTGCCCGGCCGCAGCGACTCGTCGCTGGCGTTCCACGCGGGGCGTTCCTACTACGACGACCTGCTGAGTTCGGGTGTGCGCATCTACCAGATGGAGCACGCGCTGATGCACGCCAAGACGGCCGTGATCGACGGGGTGTTCTCCACGGTGGGGTCCAGCAACCTCGACTGGCTGAGTTTTGTGGCCAACAGCGAGCTCAACGTGATCGTGCTGGGCGACGACTTCGGCGCCGAGATGAACCGGCTCTTTGAACGCGACCGTGACGCCTCCAGGCAGGTCACGCTGGAGGAGTGGCGACGGCGCGGCCTGAACGACCGTGCGATGGAAACGCTGAGCCGGCTGATGGAGCGGATGCTCTGA
- the minC gene encoding septum site-determining protein MinC, which yields MSVALAGNAPTTFEIKSAHLPLVALMLKSSDLDRLAQELTQRFGDMPDFFDNDPLVIDLHPLNVAEANALPDFGALQTLLRQYRLMPLAVRGGTIEQTRLALAAGLTNAPDASVQRAAPAVQPTEIAAVQEPVAASAPAPSPGALVIDKPLRSGQQVYARGRDLVVMAMVNPGAEVIADGHIHVYAPLRGKAIAGARGNADARIFALGMAPELISIAGIYRTSEVALPDSIQGKTAQVRLVPGPDGDKLLIEAIGA from the coding sequence ATGTCTGTTGCCCTCGCAGGAAACGCGCCCACCACATTCGAAATCAAGAGCGCGCACCTGCCCCTGGTGGCGCTCATGCTCAAGTCGTCCGACCTGGACCGCCTGGCGCAGGAGCTGACCCAGCGCTTCGGCGACATGCCCGACTTCTTTGACAACGATCCACTGGTCATCGACCTGCACCCCCTGAACGTCGCAGAAGCCAACGCCCTGCCCGACTTCGGCGCCTTGCAGACGCTGTTGCGCCAATACCGTTTGATGCCGTTGGCGGTGCGCGGTGGCACCATCGAACAGACCCGGCTGGCCCTGGCAGCCGGTCTCACCAATGCACCCGATGCGTCGGTCCAGCGTGCTGCGCCCGCTGTGCAGCCCACCGAGATCGCCGCTGTCCAGGAACCCGTGGCGGCTTCGGCACCCGCGCCGTCGCCCGGCGCCCTGGTGATCGACAAGCCCTTGCGTTCGGGCCAGCAGGTTTACGCGCGTGGCCGTGATCTGGTGGTCATGGCCATGGTCAATCCCGGCGCCGAAGTCATTGCCGACGGCCATATCCATGTGTACGCACCGTTGCGCGGCAAGGCCATCGCCGGTGCGCGCGGCAACGCCGACGCACGCATCTTTGCACTCGGCATGGCGCCCGAATTGATATCGATTGCCGGCATCTACCGCACCAGCGAGGTCGCCCTGCCCGATTCGATCCAGGGCAAGACGGCGCAGGTGCGCCTCGTGCCCGGACCCGATGGCGACAAGCTCCTGATCGAGGCCATCGGCGCCTGA
- the minE gene encoding cell division topological specificity factor MinE, with product MSIFSFLLGEKKKTASVAKERLQIILAHERSGRSASEPDYLPALQRELVAVISKYIKINPDDIKVQLDRQDNLDVLEVKIELPDRK from the coding sequence ATGTCGATCTTTTCCTTTCTGCTCGGCGAGAAGAAAAAAACCGCCAGCGTCGCCAAGGAGCGGCTGCAGATCATCCTGGCGCACGAGCGCAGCGGCCGCAGTGCATCCGAGCCGGACTATCTGCCCGCCTTGCAGCGTGAACTGGTCGCGGTGATCAGCAAGTACATCAAGATCAACCCGGACGACATCAAGGTCCAGCTCGACCGCCAGGACAACCTGGACGTGCTCGAAGTCAAGATCGAGTTGCCTGACCGCAAGTAA
- a CDS encoding sensor histidine kinase, translating to MIKSSIERVARTRYVMPVVLALAVVAVVVIEGAFQHSRTTLTQGIALTDARLQAGRVLQHLTDAETAARAFLINGQAADRDDYRESIMALAEAQSGAFQLIADVDPQRTVSVEELRMAIQSRVTAMEQWMDTAERGRRTQARLMASSDRGRTAYADLRAGFDLVLQRAAALQQTARVSLFDAIMINRVALHLLVLISVLGLVLFTRQLRYSDEQKARESEYLASQVALRTAELRELAGHLVTTREDERGRMARELHDELGGLFTAMKLELARLRRIPELPAQAQERMGGIEQRLNEGIAVKRRIIEHLRPSSLDQLGLVSALEVLCQDAASNLGLPVNTDLESVNLDKECELTVFRLVQESLTNISKYAKARQVWVSLEAEGDWVRVGVRDDGCGFHAHTVPARHHGLIGMRVRVESHAGRLDIVSSPGQGTHIKAELPCKAQTEGEVCEPGQPEVQG from the coding sequence ATGATCAAGTCGTCGATCGAGCGCGTGGCGCGCACGCGGTATGTGATGCCGGTGGTGCTGGCCCTGGCGGTGGTCGCCGTGGTGGTCATCGAAGGCGCTTTCCAGCATTCGCGCACCACGCTCACGCAAGGCATTGCGCTCACCGACGCGCGCCTGCAGGCCGGGCGCGTGTTGCAGCACCTGACCGACGCCGAGACGGCGGCACGCGCTTTCCTCATCAACGGCCAGGCCGCAGACCGCGACGACTACCGCGAATCCATCATGGCGCTGGCCGAAGCGCAGAGCGGGGCGTTTCAACTCATCGCCGATGTGGATCCGCAGCGCACCGTGTCGGTGGAGGAACTGCGCATGGCCATCCAGTCGCGCGTGACCGCCATGGAGCAGTGGATGGACACCGCCGAGCGCGGCCGGCGCACGCAGGCCCGGCTGATGGCCAGCAGCGACCGCGGCCGCACCGCCTACGCCGACCTGCGTGCCGGGTTCGATCTGGTGCTTCAGCGGGCGGCCGCCTTGCAGCAGACCGCGCGCGTGTCGCTGTTCGACGCCATCATGATCAACCGTGTGGCCTTGCACCTTCTGGTGCTCATCTCCGTGCTGGGCCTGGTGCTGTTCACGCGCCAGCTGCGCTACAGCGACGAACAGAAGGCGCGCGAGAGCGAGTACCTCGCATCGCAGGTGGCGCTGCGCACAGCCGAGTTGCGCGAACTCGCCGGCCACCTCGTGACCACGCGCGAAGACGAGCGCGGTCGCATGGCGCGCGAGTTGCACGATGAACTGGGCGGACTCTTCACCGCCATGAAGCTGGAGCTGGCGCGGCTGCGACGGATTCCCGAGCTGCCGGCGCAGGCGCAGGAACGCATGGGCGGCATCGAGCAGCGCCTCAACGAAGGCATCGCGGTCAAGCGCCGCATCATCGAACACCTGCGCCCTTCATCGCTCGACCAGCTTGGCCTGGTGTCGGCGCTGGAGGTGTTGTGCCAGGACGCAGCGAGCAACCTGGGCCTGCCGGTCAACACCGATCTGGAGTCGGTGAACCTGGACAAGGAATGTGAACTGACCGTGTTCCGCCTGGTGCAGGAGTCGCTCACCAACATCAGCAAATACGCCAAGGCGCGGCAGGTGTGGGTGAGTCTGGAGGCGGAGGGTGACTGGGTGCGGGTGGGTGTGCGCGACGACGGCTGTGGCTTTCACGCGCACACCGTGCCCGCGCGCCACCACGGCCTGATCGGCATGCGCGTGCGCGTGGAGTCGCACGCCGGGCGGCTGGACATCGTCAGCAGCCCGGGCCAGGGCACGCACATCAAGGCGGAGCTGCCCTGCAAGGCGCAGACCGAAGGCGAGGTGTGCGAACCCGGGCAGCCCGAGGTGCAGGGTTAA
- a CDS encoding BON domain-containing protein — protein sequence MKSTHRYTALFAAAAATVLIAACGEKVDDSTVGQRIDNSTATVQSAATEMKNDAQVAANDMQAAGSKAADSVAESASDMAITTKVNAALAADDQLSALKIDVDTEAGNVALTGTAPDEASRARATTLAAAVDGVVTVDNRLTIGKNS from the coding sequence ATGAAATCCACCCACCGTTACACCGCCCTGTTCGCCGCCGCTGCGGCCACCGTGCTGATCGCTGCCTGCGGCGAGAAAGTCGATGACTCGACCGTGGGCCAGCGGATCGACAACTCCACCGCCACCGTGCAGTCCGCCGCCACAGAGATGAAGAACGACGCCCAGGTGGCCGCCAACGACATGCAGGCCGCCGGTTCCAAAGCCGCCGACAGCGTGGCCGAAAGCGCCAGCGACATGGCCATCACCACCAAGGTGAATGCCGCACTCGCCGCCGACGACCAGCTCAGCGCCTTGAAGATCGACGTGGACACCGAAGCCGGCAACGTCGCGCTGACCGGCACCGCACCCGATGAAGCGTCGCGTGCCCGTGCCACCACCCTGGCCGCCGCCGTGGACGGTGTGGTCACCGTGGACAACCGCCTGACCATTGGCAAGAACAGCTGA
- a CDS encoding CsbD family protein translates to MNWDRIEGNWKQLKGRVTEQWGKLTDDDFDVVNGRREQLAGKIQERYGVAKDEAERQVTEWERRAGDDWFDKATKRPTDKV, encoded by the coding sequence ATGAATTGGGACCGAATCGAAGGCAACTGGAAGCAACTCAAAGGTCGCGTGACCGAGCAGTGGGGCAAGCTGACCGATGACGACTTTGACGTGGTCAATGGCCGCCGCGAACAGCTCGCCGGCAAGATCCAGGAGCGCTACGGCGTGGCCAAGGACGAAGCCGAGCGGCAAGTGACCGAATGGGAACGCCGCGCAGGTGACGACTGGTTCGACAAAGCCACCAAACGCCCCACCGACAAGGTTTGA
- a CDS encoding BON domain-containing protein has product MKLAHAVLAAAAAFSLVQLTGCAVARDQQTVGAYIDDATITTRVKARMAEDKTVSATSINVETLNGTVQLSGFAKSTDERATAERLARSTPGVQAVRNDILVR; this is encoded by the coding sequence ATGAAACTCGCACACGCCGTGTTGGCGGCCGCTGCCGCCTTCTCTCTGGTTCAGCTCACCGGCTGCGCAGTCGCCCGCGACCAGCAGACCGTGGGTGCCTACATCGACGATGCCACCATCACCACCCGGGTGAAGGCGCGCATGGCCGAAGACAAGACCGTCAGCGCAACGTCCATCAACGTGGAAACCCTCAACGGCACGGTGCAGCTCTCGGGCTTTGCCAAGTCGACCGACGAGCGCGCGACGGCCGAACGCCTGGCCCGCTCCACCCCCGGCGTGCAGGCCGTCCGCAACGACATCCTGGTGCGCTGA
- a CDS encoding response regulator produces the protein MIRIGIVDDHAIVRSGLRQYLSEHVDLRVTGEANNGREALELVRGGEVDVLLMDISMPEHGGVDALQAIKARFPDLAVLILSGFPEAQYATTLLRYGASGYLNKECAPEDIVNAIRTVARGRRYVSQAVAELLADGAAGASEQPPHELLSERELQVFLRLAQGETIGHMAEQMFLSVKTVSTYRSRVLEKLKLGSNSDLTYYALKNGLIQ, from the coding sequence ATGATCAGAATCGGAATCGTGGACGACCACGCCATCGTGCGAAGCGGTCTGCGGCAATATCTTTCGGAGCACGTGGACCTGCGCGTGACGGGCGAAGCGAACAACGGCCGCGAGGCGCTTGAACTGGTGCGTGGTGGTGAGGTCGACGTGCTGCTGATGGACATCTCCATGCCCGAACACGGCGGCGTGGACGCGCTGCAGGCCATCAAGGCGCGCTTTCCCGATCTGGCTGTGCTCATCCTGAGCGGCTTCCCCGAAGCACAGTACGCCACCACCTTGCTGCGTTACGGTGCCAGTGGTTATCTCAACAAGGAATGTGCGCCCGAAGACATCGTCAACGCGATCCGCACCGTGGCGCGTGGCCGGCGTTACGTGAGCCAGGCCGTGGCCGAATTGCTGGCCGACGGTGCGGCCGGCGCCAGCGAACAGCCGCCCCACGAGCTGTTGTCGGAGCGCGAGCTGCAGGTGTTCCTGCGCCTGGCCCAGGGCGAGACCATCGGCCACATGGCCGAGCAGATGTTCCTGAGCGTGAAGACCGTGAGCACCTACCGCTCGCGTGTGCTGGAAAAACTCAAGCTCGGCAGCAACAGCGACCTCACCTACTACGCGCTCAAGAACGGCCTGATCCAGTAA
- a CDS encoding response regulator codes for MNTQTYMPALKTFIVEDNQVIYENLVSTLQELTEVEVVGHARDEAGALRWLRSEGDSLDLLIIDIFLVTGSGLGVLKAAQDAHLGARRVVLTNYATADIRRRCAVLGADRVFDKSCELDDLITYCARVSDGSATQPGELN; via the coding sequence ATGAACACCCAAACCTACATGCCCGCGCTCAAGACCTTCATCGTTGAAGACAACCAGGTGATCTACGAGAACCTGGTGTCCACGCTGCAGGAGCTGACCGAAGTGGAGGTGGTGGGTCATGCGCGCGATGAGGCCGGCGCGTTGCGCTGGCTGCGCAGCGAGGGCGATTCACTCGATCTGCTGATCATCGATATATTCCTCGTCACGGGCTCTGGCCTGGGTGTGCTCAAGGCGGCGCAGGATGCGCACCTCGGTGCCCGGCGTGTGGTGCTGACCAACTACGCCACCGCCGATATCCGCCGGCGTTGTGCGGTCCTGGGGGCAGACAGGGTGTTCGACAAGTCGTGTGAACTGGACGACCTCATCACCTATTGCGCACGCGTGTCGGATGGTTCGGCCACACAGCCCGGCGAACTGAATTAG
- the infA gene encoding translation initiation factor IF-1, protein MAKEELIDMMGIVNEVLPDTRFRVTLDNGHQLIAYSAGKMKKNHIRILAGDRVSLELSPYDLTKGRINFRHIEGRGPMVPRKPR, encoded by the coding sequence ATGGCCAAAGAAGAACTGATCGACATGATGGGCATCGTCAACGAGGTGCTGCCCGACACGCGCTTTCGTGTGACGCTGGACAACGGTCACCAGCTGATTGCCTATTCCGCCGGCAAGATGAAGAAAAACCACATCCGCATCCTTGCGGGTGACCGGGTCTCGCTCGAACTCTCGCCCTACGACCTGACCAAGGGCCGCATCAACTTCCGCCACATCGAAGGCCGCGGCCCGATGGTGCCGCGCAAGCCGCGCTGA
- a CDS encoding 3-deoxy-7-phosphoheptulonate synthase, with translation MKSHIPHAALTTHDTTRIDDLRIGAVRPLITPSLLQEWQPATDAAQALVESSRSAISRVLHGQDDRLVVVVGPCSIHDHAQAIDYARRLKEQAAALQDDLMVVMRVYFEKPRTTVGWKGYINDPHLDGSFAINEGLEMARALLLDILALGLPVGTEFLDLLSPQFISDLVSWGAIGARTTESQSHRQLASGLSCPVGFKNGTDGGVKVASDAIQAAQASHAFMGMTKMGQAAIFETRGNDDCHVILRGGAQPNYSAADVNAACALLRKAGLREQVMVDVSHANSSKQHQRQIDVAADVAAQVAAGDQRIVGVMIESHLHEGRQDIVPGQVLRVGVSVTDACIGFEQTVPVLHGLAAAVRARRERVNTAA, from the coding sequence ATGAAATCCCATATCCCACACGCCGCGCTCACCACCCACGACACCACCCGCATCGACGACCTGCGCATCGGCGCCGTGCGTCCGCTGATCACGCCCTCGCTGCTGCAGGAGTGGCAACCGGCCACCGATGCCGCCCAGGCCCTGGTGGAATCCAGCCGCAGCGCCATCTCGCGGGTGCTGCACGGTCAGGACGACCGGCTGGTGGTGGTGGTGGGCCCGTGCTCCATCCACGACCACGCGCAGGCCATCGACTACGCGCGCCGGCTCAAGGAACAGGCCGCCGCACTGCAAGACGACCTGATGGTGGTGATGCGCGTGTATTTCGAGAAGCCGCGCACCACCGTAGGCTGGAAGGGCTATATCAACGACCCGCACCTGGATGGCAGCTTTGCCATCAACGAAGGCCTGGAAATGGCGCGCGCCCTGCTGCTCGACATCCTGGCGCTGGGCCTGCCGGTGGGCACCGAGTTCCTGGACCTGCTCAGCCCTCAGTTCATCAGCGACCTGGTGAGCTGGGGCGCGATCGGGGCGCGCACCACCGAGAGCCAGAGCCACCGCCAGCTCGCCAGCGGTTTGAGCTGCCCGGTCGGTTTCAAAAACGGCACCGACGGCGGCGTGAAGGTGGCGTCGGACGCCATCCAGGCGGCCCAGGCCTCACACGCCTTCATGGGCATGACCAAGATGGGACAGGCCGCCATCTTCGAGACGCGCGGCAATGACGACTGCCACGTGATCCTGCGCGGCGGCGCACAACCCAACTACAGCGCCGCCGACGTGAATGCGGCGTGCGCACTGCTGCGCAAGGCGGGTTTGCGCGAGCAGGTGATGGTGGATGTGTCGCACGCCAACAGCAGCAAACAGCACCAGCGGCAGATTGACGTGGCGGCCGACGTGGCGGCGCAGGTGGCGGCGGGTGACCAACGCATCGTGGGCGTGATGATCGAAAGCCATCTGCACGAGGGACGGCAGGACATCGTGCCGGGTCAGGTGCTGAGGGTGGGTGTGAGCGTGACCGACGCCTGCATCGGATTCGAGCAGACGGTGCCGGTGTTGCACGGGCTGGCAGCCGCCGTGCGTGCGCGCAGGGAGCGCGTCAACACTGCCGCTTGA